A genomic region of Papaver somniferum cultivar HN1 chromosome 7, ASM357369v1, whole genome shotgun sequence contains the following coding sequences:
- the LOC113294991 gene encoding uncharacterized protein LOC113294991 — protein sequence MPRGARLTDIRRHARLSTPYHLTAGQQGHDERHDSALIAPCIRLSNIRRQARQASRLKNTSPAIPRDDLQQNSTIPTTAIVTHTRTRQASHPTNTSPAIPINGGQQNSTIPTTQIVTRRWTRSNHNRARNYVNTRRMTVHMLPQPTICDKCGAMLFSSETKEMCCKNGKVSSPPLRTPVELRMLYNDQSDVGKHFRQNIKIYNHMFAFTSMGVHYDAGLANGCDRIYTFRDQGGIYYRIGSLLPTGPMPRPMPRYLQWYIYDSDREIELRMLENTEMQVTMVERLKLILDQHNPFVHQFRRLAMRRDIPKCKLVLREQPLGGHQFNLPTSDQVAAIIVGGEDLTNVKPRETIVETTEGNLQMIPDTIGYFDPLQYPLLLPYGNYRWDLNNISSGGQRVRVSCRTFYSYMLQV from the exons ATGCCAAGGGGTGCCCGCTTGACTGACATTAGAAGACATGCAAGACTTTCAACCCCATATCATCTAACAGCCGGCCAACAAG GTCATGATGAGAGACATGATTCGGCGTTAATTGCACCTTGCATAAGATTAAGTAATATTAGAAGGCAGGCTAGACAAGCCTCGCGTCTGAAAAATACATCTCCAGCAATTCCTAGAGACG ATTTACAACAAAATTCTACCATACCCACTACTGCAATTGTTACCCATACACGGACAAGACAAGCCTCCCATCCAACAAATACATCTCCAGCAATTCCTATAAACG GTGGGCAACAAAATTCTACCATACCCACTACTCAGATTGTTACCCGTAGATGGACAAGAAGCAACCACAATCGCGCCAGAAACTATGTTAACACAAGAAGAATGACAGTACACATGCTACCACAACCCACAATATGTGACAAATGTGGTGCTATGTTGTTTTCATCTGAAACCAAGGAAATGTGTTGCAAGAATGGAAAAGTTTCATCGCCACCACTTCGGACACCTGTCGAATTAAGGATGTTATATAATGATCAAAGTGATGTTGGGAAGCATTTTCGTCAAAACATTAAGATATACAATCATATGTTTGCTTTTACGTCAATGGGAGTTCACTATGATGCAGGTCTCGCCAATGGTTGTGATAGAATATACACTTTCAGAGATCAAGGAGGGATCTACTATAGGATAGGTAGTCTCCTACCTACTGGGCCAATGCCAAGACCCATGCCAAGGTATTTACAATGGTACATATATGATAGTGATAGGGAAATTGAACTTCGGATGCTGGAAAATACTGAAATGCAGGTTACTATGGTTGAAAGACTAAAGTTAATTTTAGATCAACATAATCCTTTTGTGCATCAATTTAGACGTTTGGCAATGAGAAGGGACATACCAAAATGTAAATTAGTGCTTAGAGAGCAGCCATTAGGGGGCCATCAGTTCAATCTACCTACATCAGATCAGGTTGCAGCAATAATAGTAGGAGGGGAAGATCTAACAAACGTTAAACCACGAGAGACCATTGTTGAAACCACCGAAGGGAATTTGCAAATGATTCCGGACACAATCGGTTATTTTGATCCTCTCCAGTACCCGCTTTTACTTCCATATGGGAACTACAGATGGGATTTGAACAACATTAGTTCAGGCGGGCAACGAGTTAGAGTTAGTTGTCGAACATTTTATTCGTATATGCTTCAGGTATAA
- the LOC113293755 gene encoding uncharacterized protein LOC113293755 has protein sequence MSRLRCKSYDEYGTIKKQSELRCTRDYKIYLIAGYEMLVKLEENRYQDAISLVQRYGKPDLFITMTCNTSWYKIVNELGPGETHQDRPDLTTRIFKAKLEELKKDIYNRGVLGTVVAHVHVVEFQKRGMPHAHMLVILSDQEKLNNPDEYDQIVRAEIPDPSIEPELYEIVKKHMIHGPCGRLKPNSPCMRKDSCKKAYPRQFSEHTIQEND, from the exons ATGTCAAGATTGAGATGCAAAAGTTACGATGAGTACGGGACAATAAAAAAACAATCAGAGCTGAGATGTACCAGGGATTACAAGATATATTTAATAGCGGGGTACGAAATGCTG GTTAAACTGGAAGAAAACCGATACCAAGATGCAATCTCTTTAGTTCAAAGGTATGGAAAACCGGATTTATTCATCACAATGACATGTAATACGTCGTGGTATAAGATAGTGAATGAATTGGGACCAGGCGAAACTCACCAAGACAGGCCTGACCTAACAACAAGAATCTTCAAAGCAAAACTCGAGGAATTGAAAAAGGATATTTATAATCGCGGAGTCTTAGGTACTGTtgtagctcatgttcatgttgtgGAGTTCCAAAAGCGTGGTATGCCCCATGCTCATATGTTGGTGATTCTTAGCGATCAAGAAAAGCTGAATAATCCAGATGAATATGATCAGATTGTGCGCGCAGAGATTCCTGATCCAAGCATTGAACCCGAATTATATGAAATAGTGAAAAAACATATGATACATGGACCATGTGGCAGACTGAAACCAAATTCTCCCTGCATGAGAAAAGATTCCTGTAAGAAAGCATATCCACGTCAGTTTTCAGAACATACGATCCAAGAAAATGATTGA
- the LOC113294992 gene encoding uncharacterized protein LOC113294992, protein MVHRHAFEAFDRTLRDLTENDVPFGGKIVILGGDFRQVLPVVQRGKKSQTIDACIVRSAVWEGVTVIHLTENMRSKDDLKFADILKDIGDGVATTYRNGMLRIPDEMVIPWTGENSTSQLFNTVYPNICVNACDKSYMVERAIMAPTNESADAINQNAINAFPGELKHHHYVTVTEKIYYSFDNVEDDVRNLYQQEFLNDISPGGLPPHKLILKHGAPILLLRNIDSAAGLFNGTRLLCRGFYEHLIDAEIVTGISADHVFSHGQLYVALSRGVSMSSMKVVIREGKLQGKDGTYTKNIVYKEVLLN, encoded by the exons ATGGTCCATCGACATGCTTTTGAAGCATTTGATAGAACCTTGAGAGACTTAACAGAAAATGATGTTCCTTTTGGAGGTAAAATCGTTATTCTTGGAGGGGATTTCAGACAAGTGCTACCAGTAGTGCAACGGGGTAAGAAGTCGCAAACTATAGACGCGTGCATTGTAAGGTCTGCAGTTTGGGAAGGTGTGACTGTTATCCACCTTACTGAAAATATGCGATCGAAAGACGACCTAAAATTCGCGGATATTTTGAAAGATATCGGAGATGGGGTAGCGACTACGTACAGAAATGGTATGTTAAGGATTCCTGATGAAATGGTAATCCCGTGGACAGGTGAGAATTCTACATCACAATTGTTCAACACTGTATATCCAAACATTTGTGTGAATGCGTGTGATAAGAGCTACATGGTGGAAAGAGCTATAATGGCACCAACAAATGAGTCTGCTGATGCTATAAACCAAAATGCAATCAACGCATTTCCAGGTGAGTTGAAACATCATCACTATGTTACT GTGACAGAGAAAATTTATTACTCTTTCGACAACGTTGAGGATGATGTGAGGAATTTATATCAACAAGAATTCTTGAATGATATTTCTCCAGGAGGATTACCACCACATAAGTTAATTTTGAAACATGGAGCACCAATACTTCTTCTAAGGAATATCGACTCAGCAGCTGGACTTTTCAATGGAACGAGGCTGTTGTGTCGAGGTTTTTATGAGCACTTGATCGATGCAGAAATTGTTACTGGAATTTCAGCAG ATCATGTTTTCAGTCATGGACAACTTTACGTGGCTTTGTCAAGAGGAGTTTCAATGAGCTCGATGAAGGTAGTTATACGTGAAGGAAAATTACAGGGTAAAGATGGCACCTACACAAAGAACATTGTCTATAAAGAAGTACTTCTTAATTAG
- the LOC113293334 gene encoding uncharacterized protein LOC113293334: MLVKLEENRYQDAISLVQRYGKPDLFITMTCNTSWYKIVNELGPGETHQDRPDLTTRIFKAKLEELKKDIYNRGVLGTVVAHVHVVEFQKRGMPHAHMLVILSDQEKLNNPDEYDQIVRAEIPDPSIEPELYEIVKKHMIHGPCGRLKPNSPCMRKDSCKKAYPRQFSEHTIQEND; encoded by the exons ATGCTG GTTAAACTGGAAGAAAACCGATACCAAGATGCAATCTCTTTAGTTCAAAGGTATGGAAAACCGGATTTATTCATCACAATGACATGTAATACGTCGTGGTATAAGATAGTGAATGAATTGGGACCAGGCGAAACTCACCAAGACAGGCCTGACCTAACAACAAGAATCTTCAAAGCAAAACTCGAGGAATTGAAAAAGGATATTTATAATCGCGGAGTCTTAGGTACTGTtgtagctcatgttcatgttgtgGAGTTCCAAAAGCGTGGTATGCCCCATGCTCATATGTTGGTGATTCTTAGCGATCAAGAAAAGCTGAATAATCCAGATGAATATGATCAGATTGTGCGCGCAGAGATTCCTGATCCAAGCATTGAACCCGAATTATATGAAATAGTGAAAAAACATATGATACATGGACCATGTGGCAGACTGAAACCAAATTCTCCCTGCATGAGAAAAGATTCCTGTAAGAAAGCATATCCACGTCAGTTTTCAGAACATACGATCCAAGAAAATGATTGA